In Flagellatimonas centrodinii, a single window of DNA contains:
- the thiD gene encoding bifunctional hydroxymethylpyrimidine kinase/phosphomethylpyrimidine kinase has translation MNPTLPLVLCLSGHDPSGGAGIQADIEAIRAQGAHALSLITALTIQDTVDVTAVEAVPLDWLQRQWARLATDCRISAIKVGLLGNADQAEWVASLAAELDVPVVVDPVLRAGGGARLAEPAYLDRLLPAVTLLTPNQSEAAQMAPDADDPCTRGMALRDRGCRHVLVTGGDVAGSTVTNWWIHADGARAFHWPRVDAAFHGAGCTLAATLAARLAHGDPIAEAIETGQRVVHQMLRAGQRIGRGRLIPGRSG, from the coding sequence ATGAATCCGACGCTCCCGCTGGTCCTGTGTCTGTCCGGTCATGACCCCTCGGGGGGTGCCGGCATTCAAGCCGACATCGAAGCCATCCGCGCGCAGGGGGCGCATGCCCTGAGCCTGATCACCGCGCTGACGATTCAGGACACGGTCGATGTCACTGCGGTCGAAGCCGTGCCGCTGGACTGGCTGCAACGACAATGGGCGCGACTGGCAACCGACTGTCGGATCAGCGCGATCAAGGTGGGCCTGCTGGGCAATGCCGATCAGGCCGAATGGGTTGCCAGCCTGGCTGCCGAGCTGGACGTCCCGGTCGTGGTCGACCCGGTCTTGCGCGCGGGCGGCGGTGCACGCCTGGCCGAACCGGCCTATCTCGACCGGCTGTTGCCAGCGGTCACCCTGCTCACGCCGAATCAGTCTGAAGCCGCTCAGATGGCGCCGGATGCCGACGACCCGTGCACCCGGGGAATGGCATTGCGGGACCGCGGCTGTCGCCACGTGCTGGTCACCGGCGGTGACGTGGCGGGCAGCACGGTCACCAACTGGTGGATCCATGCCGACGGCGCGCGTGCCTTCCATTGGCCACGGGTCGATGCCGCCTTCCACGGCGCCGGCTGCACGTTGGCCGCGACGCTGGCGGCTCGGCTCGCGCATGGCGATCCGATCGCCGAAGCGATCGAAACCGGGCAGCGGGTCGTTCATCAGATGCTGCGGGCCGGCCAGCGCATCGGCCGCGGCCGCCTGATCCCCGGCCGCAGCGGATGA
- the mtgA gene encoding monofunctional biosynthetic peptidoglycan transglycosylase, with product MKRLLWIALATLLLLTVVPVAVLAVLPPPITAFMAADVFDREGPPVRQRWVALETLPKHVPLAFVAAEDQRFPAHHGFDLKAIRDALDHNAEGGHTRGASTISQQVAKNLFLWRGRSWVRKGLEAGYTLLIEILWSKRRILEVYLNIAELGPGLYGVEAAAAHYWLKPAAGLSPSEAALLAASLPAPSRYRADAPGDYVRERGRWIEDQMAQLGPAWLDGIVP from the coding sequence ATGAAACGTCTGCTCTGGATCGCGCTGGCCACCCTGTTGCTGCTGACGGTCGTCCCGGTGGCGGTACTTGCAGTGCTGCCACCACCGATCACCGCGTTCATGGCTGCAGATGTGTTTGATCGTGAAGGGCCGCCGGTGCGTCAGCGTTGGGTGGCTCTGGAAACCCTGCCGAAGCATGTTCCGTTGGCCTTCGTTGCGGCCGAGGATCAGCGTTTTCCTGCCCACCACGGCTTCGATCTCAAAGCGATCCGCGATGCCCTGGATCACAACGCCGAAGGTGGCCACACCCGGGGGGCGTCGACGATCAGTCAGCAGGTGGCGAAGAATCTGTTTCTCTGGCGGGGCCGCAGCTGGGTGCGAAAGGGGCTGGAAGCGGGCTACACCCTGTTGATCGAAATCCTCTGGTCGAAGCGTCGCATCCTCGAGGTCTACCTCAACATCGCCGAGCTCGGACCCGGCCTGTACGGCGTGGAAGCGGCTGCTGCGCACTATTGGTTGAAGCCGGCAGCCGGACTCAGCCCGTCGGAGGCGGCACTGCTGGCCGCATCGCTACCGGCACCGTCGCGCTACCGGGCCGATGCCCCGGGGGACTATGTGCGTGAGCGCGGCCGGTGGATCGAAGATCAGATGGCGCAACTGGGGCCGGCGTGGCTGGACGGCATCGTCCCCTGA
- a CDS encoding thiamine pyrophosphate-binding protein, with product MNASPRPTEIAPPLQWRTSTTSSLPTLVAEVAQAHCAHTALLVLAVRDRADVRAGLAGICLMPFTRAQYRVDSAEEWAAVLDDARRVSRLSPAGPVLIEVAPELQGQLGAAPFK from the coding sequence ATGAATGCATCACCCCGCCCAACCGAGATCGCACCGCCGCTGCAGTGGCGGACCTCGACGACCTCTTCGCTGCCAACGCTGGTCGCTGAAGTGGCGCAAGCCCATTGTGCCCACACCGCGCTGCTGGTGCTGGCGGTGCGTGATCGTGCCGATGTGCGCGCCGGGCTGGCCGGTATCTGCCTGATGCCCTTCACCCGTGCGCAGTACCGGGTCGACAGTGCCGAGGAGTGGGCAGCGGTGCTCGATGACGCCCGCCGGGTGTCACGGCTGTCGCCGGCCGGCCCAGTACTGATCGAGGTTGCGCCCGAACTCCAGGGTCAGCTCGGCGCTGCGCCCTTCAAGTGA
- the metF gene encoding methylenetetrahydrofolate reductase [NAD(P)H] produces MPSDLHFSFELFPPRTPVGWEKLPSLIDDLAAVKPAFFSVTYGAGGSEQDGTAEAVRQVASRTGIEAAPHLTCVGSSRARIAQLLQQYRDSGVTRIVALRGDLPATSLSNAAPGELRYADELVAFVREQHGDHFTLEVAAYPEVHPQATDPAADFRHFVRKVQAGADGAVTQYFYNADAYFDFVERCTQAGLQVPVVPGVMPIVNTAQLLRFSAACGAEVPRWVRLRLEAYGDDKASVQAFGLEVVSRLCETLLKGGAPGVHFYTLNQAEPTLKLWRNLGLPVI; encoded by the coding sequence GTGCCCAGCGATCTGCACTTTTCGTTCGAACTTTTCCCGCCGCGAACGCCGGTCGGTTGGGAGAAGTTGCCGTCGCTGATTGACGACCTCGCAGCCGTCAAACCGGCTTTCTTCAGCGTGACCTATGGCGCGGGCGGCTCCGAACAGGACGGGACCGCTGAAGCGGTCCGCCAAGTGGCCAGCCGCACCGGCATCGAGGCCGCGCCCCACCTCACCTGCGTCGGCTCCAGCCGGGCTCGAATCGCTCAGTTGCTGCAACAGTATCGCGACTCCGGCGTGACCCGCATCGTGGCATTGCGCGGCGACCTGCCTGCCACCAGCCTGAGTAACGCCGCCCCTGGTGAGCTGCGCTATGCCGATGAGTTGGTGGCATTCGTTCGCGAGCAGCATGGTGACCACTTCACGCTCGAGGTGGCGGCGTATCCCGAAGTCCACCCGCAGGCGACCGATCCTGCGGCGGACTTCAGGCATTTCGTTCGCAAGGTACAGGCGGGTGCCGATGGCGCTGTCACCCAGTACTTCTACAACGCCGATGCCTACTTTGATTTCGTCGAGCGCTGCACGCAGGCAGGGCTGCAGGTACCGGTGGTTCCAGGCGTGATGCCCATCGTCAATACGGCCCAGCTGCTGCGCTTTTCCGCAGCCTGTGGCGCGGAGGTGCCGCGCTGGGTGCGTCTGCGGCTTGAGGCTTACGGCGACGACAAGGCGTCGGTGCAGGCCTTCGGGCTGGAAGTGGTGAGCCGGCTGTGCGAAACGCTGTTGAAGGGCGGAGCGCCGGGGGTGCACTTCTACACCCTGAACCAGGCCGAGCCCACCTTGAAACTCTGGCGCAATTTGGGTTTGCCCGTCATCTGA
- a CDS encoding GNAT family N-acetyltransferase, giving the protein MSDWAIAPLDDSGDATANAIIELLKDYNQQFIGRAPYDRFRLAAHNPEGRLIGGLLGEWRSYWLHVDILVVTEPYRRSGLGSALMRTAEQAARDKGYRGIFLDTFEFQAPRFYEKLGFSRFGSIRNFSEGHDRHFYEKRL; this is encoded by the coding sequence ATGTCGGACTGGGCTATTGCCCCGCTGGACGACAGCGGGGATGCGACCGCCAATGCCATCATCGAACTGCTGAAGGACTACAACCAGCAGTTCATCGGCCGCGCGCCCTACGACCGCTTCCGACTGGCCGCGCACAACCCGGAGGGCCGCCTGATCGGCGGCCTTCTCGGCGAGTGGCGCAGTTATTGGTTGCACGTTGACATTCTGGTGGTCACCGAGCCCTACCGCCGCAGCGGCCTGGGCTCTGCCCTGATGCGAACCGCCGAACAGGCCGCCCGAGACAAGGGCTACCGTGGCATTTTTCTGGACACGTTCGAGTTCCAGGCCCCCCGCTTTTACGAGAAGCTGGGGTTCAGCCGCTTCGGTAGCATCCGCAATTTCAGTGAGGGTCATGACCGTCACTTTTATGAGAAACGCCTGTGA
- the ahcY gene encoding adenosylhomocysteinase, which yields MNAPTPLKLAPEFKVKDIDLAAFGRKRVRMAEEEMPGLMSIRKKYAPLAPLKGVRVTGSLHMTKETAVLLETLKAIGGDVRWASCNIFSTQDDAAAAVAAAGTPVFAWKGETLEEYWDCTLDAVTHRLPDGTLTGPELVIDDGGDVTLLIHKGYELEQGDTWVDTPSDNHEVKVIKDLLKRVAKERPGFWTRVVKDWRGVAEETTTGVHRLYQMFEQGKLLVPAINVNDSVTKSKFDNLYGCRESLADGIKRATDLMIAGKVAFVAGYGDVGKGSAHSLRGLGARVIVSEVDPINALQAAMEGFEVKTIEDVLPFADIYVSATGNKDIITLEHMKAMKNNALVCNIGHFDNEIQMDRLNASGAERDQIKPQVDRYTFTDSGRSIYILAEGRLINLGCAHGHPAFVMSNSFSNQTLAAIDLWQHKDTYDKAVYRLPKKLDEEVAALHLEQIGVKLTTLTQAQADYLGVPVEGPYKPDHYRY from the coding sequence ATGAATGCCCCCACCCCGCTCAAGCTGGCCCCTGAATTCAAGGTCAAGGACATTGACCTCGCCGCCTTTGGACGTAAGCGCGTCCGCATGGCCGAGGAGGAAATGCCCGGTCTGATGTCCATCCGCAAGAAGTACGCGCCGCTGGCGCCGCTGAAGGGCGTTCGCGTGACCGGGTCGCTGCACATGACCAAGGAAACCGCGGTGCTGCTGGAAACCCTGAAGGCCATCGGCGGCGATGTCCGCTGGGCGTCCTGCAATATCTTCTCGACCCAGGACGATGCTGCCGCCGCAGTCGCCGCCGCCGGTACGCCGGTGTTCGCCTGGAAGGGCGAAACGCTGGAGGAGTACTGGGACTGCACACTGGATGCCGTTACCCATCGCCTGCCCGACGGCACCCTCACCGGTCCGGAACTGGTGATCGACGATGGCGGCGACGTGACGCTGCTGATCCACAAGGGCTACGAACTGGAGCAGGGCGATACCTGGGTCGATACCCCCTCCGACAACCACGAAGTAAAGGTCATCAAGGACCTGCTGAAGCGGGTTGCCAAGGAACGCCCGGGCTTCTGGACCCGCGTGGTGAAGGACTGGCGCGGGGTGGCGGAAGAAACCACCACCGGCGTGCACCGGCTTTACCAGATGTTCGAGCAGGGCAAGCTGCTGGTGCCCGCCATCAACGTCAACGACTCGGTCACCAAGAGCAAGTTCGACAACCTCTACGGCTGCCGCGAGTCGCTGGCTGACGGCATCAAGCGCGCCACCGACCTGATGATTGCCGGCAAGGTGGCGTTCGTCGCCGGTTACGGCGATGTCGGTAAGGGATCAGCCCACTCGCTGCGGGGCCTCGGCGCCCGCGTCATCGTGTCCGAAGTGGACCCCATCAATGCGTTGCAGGCGGCGATGGAAGGCTTCGAGGTGAAGACCATCGAAGACGTGCTGCCGTTTGCGGACATCTATGTATCCGCCACCGGCAACAAGGACATCATCACCCTCGAGCACATGAAGGCGATGAAGAACAACGCGCTGGTCTGCAACATCGGCCACTTCGACAACGAGATCCAGATGGACCGCCTCAACGCCTCCGGCGCCGAGCGCGACCAGATCAAGCCACAGGTCGATCGCTACACCTTCACCGACAGCGGCCGCTCGATCTACATCCTCGCCGAAGGCCGCCTGATCAACCTGGGCTGCGCCCATGGCCACCCGGCCTTCGTGATGTCCAACAGCTTCTCCAACCAGACGCTTGCCGCCATCGACCTGTGGCAGCACAAGGACACCTATGACAAGGCCGTCTACCGCCTGCCGAAGAAGCTCGACGAAGAAGTGGCGGCACTGCATCTGGAGCAGATCGGCGTGAAGCTGACCACACTCACCCAGGCGCAGGCCGATTACCTCGGCGTGCCGGTGGAAGGCCCCTACAAGCCGGATCACTACCGCTACTGA
- the metK gene encoding methionine adenosyltransferase, translated as MSQYLFTSESVSEGHPDKVADQISDAVLDALLAQDKYARVACETLVKTGIAVVAGEVTTSAWVDLEELVRKVILDIGYTSSQVGFDGATCGVLNVIGKQSVDIAQGVDRARPEDQGAGDQGLMFGYACNETDVLMPAPIQLSHRIVERQAEARKSGQLPWLRPDAKSQVTLRYTDGKPTAIDAVVLSTQHDPDVSQAKLREAVMELIIKQVLPAELLHKDTQFHINPTGQFIIGGPVGDCGLTGRKIIVDTYGGYARHGGGAFSGKDPSKVDRSAAYAARYVAKNIVAAGLAEKCEVQVSYAIGVAEPTSIYVTSFGTGKVSDERLEQLVRAHFDLRPYAISKMLDLLHPMYQATAAYGHFGRQPAEMTYAFDVVENGQKVRKTETFTSFPWEKTDRAEALAADAR; from the coding sequence GTGAGCCAGTACCTGTTCACCTCCGAATCCGTTTCCGAAGGCCACCCGGATAAGGTGGCGGACCAAATTTCCGATGCCGTACTCGATGCCCTGCTGGCACAGGACAAGTACGCCCGCGTCGCCTGTGAGACGCTGGTCAAGACCGGCATCGCGGTGGTCGCCGGCGAAGTGACCACCAGCGCCTGGGTCGACCTGGAAGAACTGGTTCGCAAGGTCATTCTCGACATTGGCTACACCAGCTCCCAGGTTGGCTTCGACGGCGCCACCTGCGGCGTGCTCAATGTCATCGGCAAGCAGAGTGTGGATATTGCCCAGGGCGTCGACCGAGCGCGGCCCGAAGACCAGGGCGCTGGCGACCAGGGCCTGATGTTCGGCTACGCCTGCAACGAGACCGACGTGCTGATGCCGGCGCCAATCCAGCTGTCGCATCGCATCGTCGAGCGCCAGGCCGAAGCCCGCAAATCGGGGCAGCTGCCGTGGCTGCGCCCGGATGCCAAGAGTCAGGTCACGCTGCGCTATACCGATGGCAAGCCGACCGCCATTGATGCGGTGGTGCTGTCGACCCAGCACGACCCCGACGTCAGCCAGGCCAAGCTGCGTGAGGCGGTAATGGAGCTGATCATCAAACAGGTACTCCCGGCCGAGCTGCTGCACAAGGACACCCAGTTCCACATCAACCCCACCGGCCAGTTCATCATCGGTGGTCCGGTGGGCGATTGCGGCCTGACCGGACGAAAGATCATCGTCGACACCTACGGCGGCTATGCCCGCCACGGCGGCGGCGCCTTCTCCGGCAAGGACCCCTCCAAGGTGGACCGCTCGGCGGCGTATGCTGCCCGCTACGTCGCCAAGAATATTGTCGCCGCTGGCCTGGCGGAGAAGTGCGAAGTCCAGGTGAGCTACGCCATCGGCGTGGCCGAACCCACCTCGATCTACGTCACCAGCTTCGGCACCGGCAAGGTCAGTGACGAGCGCCTTGAACAGCTGGTGCGGGCCCACTTCGATCTGCGCCCCTACGCCATCTCGAAAATGCTCGACCTGCTGCACCCGATGTACCAAGCCACCGCCGCCTATGGTCACTTCGGCCGCCAGCCGGCGGAGATGACCTACGCCTTCGATGTCGTCGAGAACGGCCAGAAGGTGCGCAAGACCGAGACCTTCACCAGTTTCCCCTGGGAGAAGACGGATAGAGCCGAAGCACTCGCGGCGGACGCCCGCTGA
- a CDS encoding OmpA family protein, translated as MFKFMSSAIAVGAVCLAGAAHAAEPYALRPYFEIGPKFIFSDDDRMTDDGTGFHFGAGVPLHRYFGLELNLHHSWFDADGSVGSVDWKERGLETNALFTYPLSHGWVPYASIGIGLAESDLDGVGDTLDTTYSYGAGIFKYFNTLGARLDVKYRELDFNDSLGGSGVAGGAGQRLEDLVVRLGLVIPFGDALEYGPKAAPVAAVVDSDGDGVPDTADLCPDTPAGTEVDAKGCPKAQEIGDAEPAAALLDETVYFEFDKSDLTAAARAKLDAIAAAIAEAGDAVLSIKLAGHTDEIGTDAYNQALSERRAGSVRDYLSRKGIAADLLSLTAYGETRPAASNDTEAGRAQNRRVNVEATKR; from the coding sequence ATGTTCAAGTTCATGTCGTCCGCAATTGCTGTTGGTGCGGTGTGTCTGGCCGGTGCGGCGCACGCCGCTGAGCCCTACGCCCTGCGTCCGTACTTCGAGATTGGTCCGAAGTTCATCTTTTCCGATGATGACCGTATGACTGACGACGGCACCGGCTTCCATTTCGGTGCGGGCGTTCCGCTCCATCGCTATTTCGGCCTTGAGCTGAACCTCCACCATTCCTGGTTCGATGCCGACGGCAGCGTTGGCAGCGTCGACTGGAAAGAGCGTGGTCTTGAAACCAATGCGCTGTTCACCTACCCGCTGTCGCATGGCTGGGTGCCCTACGCCTCCATCGGGATCGGTCTTGCCGAGTCGGATCTGGACGGCGTCGGCGACACGCTCGACACCACCTATTCTTACGGTGCCGGTATCTTCAAGTACTTCAACACGCTGGGTGCCCGCCTGGACGTGAAGTACCGCGAACTGGACTTCAACGACAGCCTCGGCGGTAGTGGTGTGGCGGGCGGCGCTGGGCAGCGGCTTGAAGATCTGGTTGTGCGCCTTGGCCTGGTGATTCCGTTTGGTGATGCGCTGGAATACGGCCCCAAGGCCGCGCCAGTTGCCGCCGTGGTGGACAGCGATGGCGACGGCGTGCCCGACACGGCCGACCTCTGCCCCGACACCCCGGCCGGCACGGAAGTGGATGCCAAGGGTTGCCCGAAGGCGCAGGAAATCGGCGATGCCGAACCGGCCGCTGCCCTGCTCGACGAAACCGTCTACTTCGAATTCGACAAGTCGGACCTGACCGCCGCCGCGCGTGCCAAGCTCGACGCGATTGCCGCTGCCATCGCCGAAGCCGGTGATGCGGTGCTGTCGATCAAGCTGGCCGGCCACACCGACGAGATCGGCACCGATGCCTACAACCAGGCGCTGTCCGAGCGCCGTGCCGGTTCGGTGCGCGACTACCTGAGCCGCAAGGGCATCGCCGCTGACCTGCTGTCGCTGACGGCCTACGGCGAAACCCGCCCGGCGGCCAGCAACGACACCGAAGCCGGTCGTGCGCAGAACCGTCGCGTCAACGTCGAAGCCACCAAGCGCTAA